GGGCTGTGGGCGGTGCTGTTCTGGTTGAATATCCTGGCGGTGACCGGAAAATCGGTGGCGGATTTGGTGACCCAGCACTGGCGGCAATATGGGCGGAATTACTACTCGCGCCATGATTACGAGGGAGTGGACAGCGACCGGGCTAATGCCATGATGGAGCGCCTGCGGGAGCGGTTACCTGCGCTGGTGGGCACCACCCGGGGGCGTTACACGGTGCAGTACGCTGATGACTTTGCTTACCAGGACCCGATTGATGGGAGTCTCACCACGCACCAGGGGATTCGGATTGGGTTTAGCGATGGGTCGCGCTTGATCTTCCGGCTGTCGGGCACGGGTACGCAGGGGGCTACTGTGCGGGTGTATATGGAGCGCTATGAGCCAGACGTGACTCGCCTGAACCTGGACCCCCAAGTCGCATTGGCCGACTTGATTCAAATTGCTGACCAAATCGCCGAGTTGCGCGCGAGCACAGGGATGGAACGTCCGACTGTGATCACCTAAGCGGCTACAATCGGTTTGAACGTTTCTCCCCTGCATCCATGGGCGAGCCGGGTAGCCGAAACCGACGCAGGCTTGCAGAGCCGACTTTTCCGGGGACTATCGCGGCTTCTGTTCTCCAGGAGTTGCGGCGCACCTTTGCGTTGCCATTCTACTTTTTGCTGCCGGCCTGGGGGCAACAAATGGTAGACCAGGTTGTGTTTGGGGGTCGCTGGAATCTGGTGATTCTTCCCCGGCGGCTTGCAGGGATACCGGGCATTTTTTTCTCGGTGTTTTCCCACGCTGACTTTGCCCATTTGCTCGCCAACTCGATTCCTTTTTTGCTCTTCAGTTGGCTGATTCTGGTGCAGAGCTATCGCCGTTATGGATGGGTGTTGCTGGTGGGGTGGATTGGCGGCGGCGTCTGGTGCTGGTTGCTGGGGCCGCATCCGGTGCATGGAATGAGCGGCGTGGTTTACACGCTATTTGGCTATTTGCTGTGGATCGGTTGGCAAGAGAGGCGCTTGGTTTCCCTGGCGATTTCGGTGTTGGTGCTGGTGAATTACGGCGGACTGGTGTGGGGCGTTTTACCCCAAGAACCCTACGTGGCCTGGTGGGGGCACCTGATTGGGTTTCTGCTGGGGCTGGGAACGGCCTATGTTATCGGGCGCAGCGCTTCATAACGGTCGCGTGTAATCGCTTTTGACCCACCCTTGCTGTTGCGTGCGCACCACCATCACCTTTAGCCACTGACCATCGGCGCTGGTGTCTAAAACGAGCAGTGTTTCGTTATCCGGTAGGGTCGTGAGGGGGGTACCGTTCGGCGCTTCCCGCAAAAGCAGACCGGTCGCAGCGTTGACCGCCACTTGTCGGCCTTCCCGTTCGGTGGGGGGAGTAGCGCGCGTGTATTCAGCCTTGACCCAACCGATGGTGCCTGTCGCTGGCACTTGCACCTGCGCCCAGCTTTTGTCGGCGTTGTATGTGAGTAGGATTAACTCCTGGGCATAGGCCAAACCGGTGACGACCGGGGCGGATGTACTAGGTTCGCGCCGGAGCATCAAACCATCCTTTGCCGTGACCCACAAGTTCGGTATGGCCGCCGGTGTGTGCGTTGCCAGGGGTTGTAAATAGCCAGCCCGCACCCACCCGATGACCTGCTGGGCCGGGAGCCGTACCCGTTCCCATTGCCGGTCGGGACTGACGTCTAACCGCTCCACCGTCTGCTGATAGGCGACGGTTCCCACAACGCGACTGTTGGCATCCGGTTGCGCCCGCACTAGTAACCCTTGCGGTTCTGTGACCTGCATCCGCTGGCCAGCGGGAATGACATCGGTCTGGGGCGGATTGGGCTGGAGCGTTGGCGTCTCTGGTTGGGGCATCATCGTCTGGCGCCAGTGCTGTAAACCCAGGCGCACCAGGATAAAACTGGCGGTCATGGGCAACGTGGTGGCTAACACAAAACTGGCGACCCATGTCCATGGCGAAGTGGACTCACGCAGGCGACTCGCCATAATAATCCTGGTCCTCCATTTGCTCGATCCGACGGCTGAGACTGGTGTGGCGAGAAGCGGAACGAATTTTGCCAGTGCTGGCCCACTGTTGCAACAGTTGCACCTGTTCTTGGGCCGTGCGCGCTAACGGAACGATCTGGCTAGCTGCTTCTAATATATCGTCGGTGGTGAACTCCCGGCCCTGGCTAAATCCGATGTGCATGGCTTCAATGATGGCCTGTTCCAGTTCCGCTCCCGAAAAATCCGGCGTTTCCCAGGCCAAGCGCGCAATGTCGTAGGTTTGCCAGGTGTGGGGCCGCAAGCGGGATAAATGCACCTGCAAAATGCTCTGGCGTTCTTCCCAGGTGGGCAACCCCACAAAGAAGATTTCGTCAAACCGGCCCTTGCGCAGCAGCTCTGGCGGCAACAACTGAATTTGGTTGGCTGTAGCGACCACAAACACGGGCGATTCTTTTTCCGCCAGCCAAGTGAGAATCGTACCGAAGACCCGGTTGGTGGTGCCCCCGTCGGAGCGGCTATCGGTGGCGCTAAACGCCTTGTCAATCTCATCAATCCACAGCACGCAGGGAGCCAGGGCTTCGGTGATTTGGATCATCTGGCGGGTGCGGCTTTCCGATTCCCCCACCAACCCGGCAAACAACCGCCCCACATCCAACCGTAACAGGGGTAAATGCCAGTGGTGGGCAATCGCCTTGGCTGTCAGGGATTTGCCCGTCCCCTGCAATCCCGCCAGCAACAACCCCCGTGGGTAGGGCAACCCGTATTCCCGCGCCGCCGGACTGAAGGCCTTTTGCCGCCGCTGCAACCAGAGCTTCAAATTATCCAAGCCCCCCACATCGTTCAAGGTCACCGTCGGGGTGCAAAATTCCAGAATTTGGGTCTGTTGAATAATCTGGCGTTTTTCCAGCAGCACCTCCTCCACATCAGCTTCGGTGAGTTTCCCCCGTTGCGCCAGCGCCCGGCCAATCACCCGTTGCATCCGCTCCAAGGACAACCCCTGACAAGAGCGCACCAAGTCCTCGAGTAGCTCCGGCGACGGCGGCTGCGGCAACCCCTGCACCATCTGGGTCAATTCCCGGCGCAACTCCTCAGCAGTGGGCAACCCAAACGGCAACACTGTGACAATTTCTTGTAACTCCAGCGGCAGACGCACCTCTGGCGCAACGAAAATCACACTTTTGGGCTGGGCCTTGAGCACCCGGTTGAGATTGCGACACTTGCGGGCCACCGATACGTCCTCCAGAAACCGGCTGTAATCCCGCAACACCAACAGCGCCGGCGCATGGGGGGGCAATTTTTCCAAAAACTCCAGCGCCTGCAGGGGATTCCGCCGCGCAAATCCCTGGTCGTTGGGATTGCCCTGGATGCCCTCCACAAAATCCCAAACATAAACGCCCCATTGCCCCAAGCGCCGCGCCACCTGGCCAATCACGCTCTCCAGGCGCTCCTCTTCCACCGTGGGCACGTAGATGAACGGGTACCGCGCCCGAATGAGTAGGCCAAGCTCCTGGGCAAAGTCCATAGCTATTCCGGCCAGTCCAGCGCTGCTAGCGCCGCCCAGCGGGGGTCCGTCGTCTCGCCTTCCTGCTCCACTTCACCCCCGGGCCAGTCGACCTTGCAATCAGGGCGACACAGGGGGTCGGTCGGGAGCGCTAGGGAAATGTGTTCATACAACCACTGGCCCACATCAAACCACCCCTCCGGCGGCAAGTACTCCATCAAATCCGTTAGGGGTACCTCCTGCTCCAGCGGCCAGGCATTCGGGTCGCTCTTGACCGCATCCAACCAGATGATTTCCGACACCTGCAACGGCAGCCGGTGGTTGTACTGGCACAAGCAGCGCCGGCAGGTCAAGGTGACAATCATGCTCACCTGTGCCTCCACCCGCAAGTGCGTCCCCTGGTGCCAAATGTCCACCACCCCCTGCGCCGGTGTCAGCAGGGGCAAACCAGCGAACTTTTGCCGCACCGTCAGGGATAACTTTTTCTCCGGCAAGCGCAACAGGCTGGGAATGGCAATCGGCTCCAGTACCACCTTGGGTCAACCCAAACCCTTCACACCCATCGTAGCGGGTTAGACCAAGGGTTGACCGTCCAGCCGCCGGATGGCCACCACTGCCGGTTTCGGGGGTGCGTTGGGCGTCTTGCTCGGCCAGTTGGACCCCTGGGGCACCACTCGCTCCTGGATGAACCGGTCGCCCTCCGTATCCTGCATCCGCACTTGCAGCACCCGT
The nucleotide sequence above comes from Gloeomargarita sp. SKYB120. Encoded proteins:
- a CDS encoding rhomboid family intramembrane serine protease gives rise to the protein MRRTFALPFYFLLPAWGQQMVDQVVFGGRWNLVILPRRLAGIPGIFFSVFSHADFAHLLANSIPFLLFSWLILVQSYRRYGWVLLVGWIGGGVWCWLLGPHPVHGMSGVVYTLFGYLLWIGWQERRLVSLAISVLVLVNYGGLVWGVLPQEPYVAWWGHLIGFLLGLGTAYVIGRSAS
- a CDS encoding SH3 domain-containing protein; translation: MASRLRESTSPWTWVASFVLATTLPMTASFILVRLGLQHWRQTMMPQPETPTLQPNPPQTDVIPAGQRMQVTEPQGLLVRAQPDANSRVVGTVAYQQTVERLDVSPDRQWERVRLPAQQVIGWVRAGYLQPLATHTPAAIPNLWVTAKDGLMLRREPSTSAPVVTGLAYAQELILLTYNADKSWAQVQVPATGTIGWVKAEYTRATPPTEREGRQVAVNAATGLLLREAPNGTPLTTLPDNETLLVLDTSADGQWLKVMVVRTQQQGWVKSDYTRPL
- a CDS encoding AAA family ATPase, which translates into the protein MDFAQELGLLIRARYPFIYVPTVEEERLESVIGQVARRLGQWGVYVWDFVEGIQGNPNDQGFARRNPLQALEFLEKLPPHAPALLVLRDYSRFLEDVSVARKCRNLNRVLKAQPKSVIFVAPEVRLPLELQEIVTVLPFGLPTAEELRRELTQMVQGLPQPPSPELLEDLVRSCQGLSLERMQRVIGRALAQRGKLTEADVEEVLLEKRQIIQQTQILEFCTPTVTLNDVGGLDNLKLWLQRRQKAFSPAAREYGLPYPRGLLLAGLQGTGKSLTAKAIAHHWHLPLLRLDVGRLFAGLVGESESRTRQMIQITEALAPCVLWIDEIDKAFSATDSRSDGGTTNRVFGTILTWLAEKESPVFVVATANQIQLLPPELLRKGRFDEIFFVGLPTWEERQSILQVHLSRLRPHTWQTYDIARLAWETPDFSGAELEQAIIEAMHIGFSQGREFTTDDILEAASQIVPLARTAQEQVQLLQQWASTGKIRSASRHTSLSRRIEQMEDQDYYGESPA
- a CDS encoding DUF177 domain-containing protein, with the translated sequence MVLEPIAIPSLLRLPEKKLSLTVRQKFAGLPLLTPAQGVVDIWHQGTHLRVEAQVSMIVTLTCRRCLCQYNHRLPLQVSEIIWLDAVKSDPNAWPLEQEVPLTDLMEYLPPEGWFDVGQWLYEHISLALPTDPLCRPDCKVDWPGGEVEQEGETTDPRWAALAALDWPE